Below is a genomic region from Nilaparvata lugens isolate BPH chromosome 8, ASM1435652v1, whole genome shotgun sequence.
aaatgagaGATTTAAAACTAATATTCACTGAATGGTAGCTCCCCTCAAAATCTGATAGTTTGGGTTGATTTTCAAACTTTCAGAATTACTAGTATTTCATAAATCAAATTTCAACAAACTTCATAATTTCTGTGTCTCCAACTGCGCTTAAACCGCACATGGAAAATCAAAGAATTGATGTGTTCTCAGCTGACAAATGAACCAATAAGGACTAGATTTTTCTGTAATTGAGTCAAGTTCAAGGGTTGCATTACCGTTCATTAGTGCAGTTACGGCACCCTCCATCGCTACTGCTTGGCATGGATGACTCCATGCTCCATGTCCTTCTCCACCTCCAAGGAACGTGCAACTGGAGATCTGTAACATATTCATAACAGattaatgatcatataaatttaaactaggtaggctatttatttttcaatcaatgctCGAATATGAAAAATTTGTCAAATCGTTTTACTATTTTACCCACTCAATGAAATAGCATATGCTAAACATAAATTTCGTGAAAGAGATCAATGTCTTATTATTGACCATTTAGAAACCAGCTTCATTTTTATCGAACTTCGTTATTCAAATGGGAACGTGGTCATGTGATGATTTCGATAAAGAATTATTTCACAATaagattacaaaataaaaattaaatggcaaaacccgcacatcgatatctcaaaccgttccaAAGATCTCAATATTTTaagatactaataaattatacaaaaaaataaatgagtccctacattgaataatcaataactTAATGCTAGTTAAACTTAAGCTAatagtagcttctactcacgAATTTcacactttgaaaaaaaattgtcatagcAAATTAGTCAACGTCATAGCAACTGATAAAACAAGCAGTATTATTAATTACGCGTATGTTACAGACAGGCAGGCAGACGTTAACGGGAGTGAGTTAACATATAGAACTCCATTCATGTACAAATTTGCTAAGTATCCTGAAAGTGGTGATCCCATTGCCAAACCTtcttgttgtttaaaaatatttttgttatgatgataataaataGTTTGGCAATGGGATTACCAATTTCAGGATACTTAGCAAATTTGTACATGAATGAAGTTCTATTTATGTTATCTCGCTGCCGTTAACGTCTGCCTGCCTGTCTATTGTCTGCCTGTAACATACGCGTAATTAATGAATATATTTCACATACGCGAGAAAGgatgaaggagtgagtcaattttgtttttcaactaacttgacctgtaaaaagggtCGATGAATACAGGTTCaacatttgaagctgattgattatttctctctaaagttattgtagaacatacaaacagacggacaacaacatttggccttcagtaagtcaaaagtgagaactcgctaacacTCGTTcattaataatagtaataatttaatattgaagCTATTTGATGCAGAAGGCAGTGGTGCTCAATACTGTATCAGTGATTCACATTTTTCAGGAATGTATTCCTGAATACAACAACAAGAATAGCATCGTAATCTTGCCACAGGCCGATTTTTATGAGAAAAACTCACTTTAAAAAGAgatgataaataatatgtaataataataatacagtactaTAATATAGATTGCCAGTTTAAAATAAACTTACTTTCAACATGTTTCGATTTTTTTGTTGGGTTATATATTGCTGAGTAGCTCTCGTCGTTTTTCCATTTTTGTGAGCGGGCTGAGGATTGAGGAGTAGAGAGACCCGCTTCCTCCAGAGATGGCAGATCCTGTTGCTCAGTAGGCTACTTGACTCATCACTTTCCTCCTCACTATCCAGTTTTCTTGGCTTAATTTTTCTGTGTCCTTTACCCATGACCTCGGACTCTCCACTACTCGAAGGGAGGACCGTCTGATGTTGCGACTTTCTCTCTCGTCGTAGCGCCTCCAAAAAATTATCTGCAAGAATATAAACCAGTTTTATCTTGAATTTGTTTTACTAGCAAAAATAACGCATTTTTAGGCATTTCaatgttcaaaattaattatttataacattAAACTAGGCAAATAGGCCTTCAGACTGAAGCATTGTTTTATGAAAACAAAATGAAGTATAAATAGTGGAATTTAGtagcaaaattgaaaaaatgttattgctaacagaaaaaaataaattactatttATACTGTAATAGAGAGAGTTCAGGTTAATGCTTCAAAATGCAAATTTATCAGTCAAGATAGTTAATTATTTGCAATGAAACCTTTTGTTAATGGAGTGCACCCTAAGAAAATTCTGCTCCAGATAAATATTCAGTAGTTTTAGTCCACATGGGTGCTCAGAATGGTATTTCTAAGCCAGCTCTGCCCGCAACAGTCTAATAACTTCCTTATCTCTGGAGTAAGAATTTCATCTGAACGGCAGGAATCTTTGtatatgaaaatgaattacctACAGTATTGTTGTTTTGGGCGGGTCTAATTTCACTAGGCTGACAAAGATATTCCATCCTCAGCGCGCGCGGACTACACGTTACCTAAACAGTTTCTAAACAGCTCTAACAcatatttgtgaaaaaatgaaaatagtatgctctaaattaaaaatcaaaattcaatatttagaaaatttgagGGTGATGTCACAACAGGCTGGACTTAAGCAGACACGgacaaaatgataaaataataataattataggctATAATCAATTTACCCAACCAAATAATAATAgcaataatgtaaataatttttttcgatgTGAATTTATTTACCACAAGACGATAGTACTTCAACTGCCCAAATTGTCCAATCATCCTGTGGTAATTTGTGGCTCACAGCTGCCTTCCTCACATCAGAGTTTCCGGGCCACCAGCATGTAAACACCCCTTTCTCCTTTTCCTCGAcccatttttttgaaattactgAGACGTCTTTGTCTCAGTAAACACGACGACGATAAAGTCTTTCAAATCGTCGTAGGAACGGTATTTATCGTTCATGTCGGAAAACCTGTAAGGTAAAAAAAAATTTCAGGTAGGTACCGTACCggttaaaaaaaatgaaacatagTTCAACAAATCAACAATAGCCCTCATATATGCCAAAGAAAAATTTGTAAAGTAAAAATATTGCTCTAATTTGACAAATCATGAGCCAAAAACACAAACCTACTCacatatattatagatattattttttcctatgTTATTTTGTAGCCTAGGTCTTcatacattcatttttatcaCGTTCTTGTCTTTCTTTACTGTAAAGATTTTGGTTATTCTGCGGTTCATGTTGTAGGCTAATGCAATTCATCGACTTTGTCCATACTGTGATAATGTCTTTTTGACAATTGAATTTTATGACTTGGATTTAAgactttatttatttcatgactTGGATTTAAGACTATTTATTTCATGACTTTTATGATTTACGACTTGTACACTTCTCTAGTATAAACTTGAGTTCCCACACTCTATGCTGAAGAGCCATATTCATTTAAGAGCTCTTaatgaattcattttcaaagGTGGGAGATTTAATTTGCATTAATTAGGCTACTaagaacattaaaaaaatattgttgaaccattttaaagtttttttttataaataaagggtacaacaagatttttatattgtttttactaataagaaaatttaatatttagtTACCTGGAAAATCATTGGTGCAAAATTTCTGATAGATAGAAGAAATTATCTTGCACAGGGACTCTCATTGCTTTGTTTGATATctgttttgttttaaaaacttcTATTCCTGCTAGCTCTGGCATCGCTTTGAATATCCCCACGGCACTTGATTTGAATGGTTTCACGAAGAAGTCATAAACTTGTTGATATCTCTGTCCAATAAAAACTTTTCTATTTTCACTGTCAGTCGCAATGTTTTTTATGCAACAAAAAGACCCATCAACCAGTCGGACACAGTTGTCTCTTTCCCTACTTACATTCACACTGAAAGATGGAAAATTACATTTCTTGTATTGGGGGCTGTTCAGTCCTTCCATCAATGGGCCAttgttgtgaatttcttcaaagtATGGGAACTTCCTATCAATTTCAGCATCATCAACTGTCACTTCTAAAGCTCTTCTTTCTTCAACTCTTCTGATGAGTTGCTGTAGAGGAAGGCCACTCTTCCTTACatgtttttttacatttttcaaaaaaattttcaaacttgaaggCACTGAATAAATCCAAGGCGCCTAGTCTTTCAACATCATCAACAAcatgaattattgaatgaacaTTGTATGACAATTGTTCAGGGCCATAGATTTCGGGGAAATACTTCAAAAAGTAATGTATCTGGTCTTCAGCCACACCTACATGATTACTCAGTTTTGGACTGATGGGTATTCTAAAGGAACAATTAAGAGCCAAGAAATGAGTGAAGTATTTTTTGGCAATGACTCCTTGAGTACCAAGGGCCCAGTGTATAGTAGAAGCTGCCTGAATTCGGTTGACTTCCACCTATCAATCTCTTTCAGTCCACGAGGTTTTCTTGCAAATTCTTGTGGAATAAATTTTCTCAACTTCAACGAATCATTGGATATCCTACCTGTTTGTCTACTTGACAGTCGAACAGGCAACTTTCCTCTCAGCCACAACAAAACTAATTTCCTCATGACTCCCAAATATGCCAAATGCATATAGTCTTGGGGAAAGTCACGAATCATGTCAATTCCCTCAACATTTTCTAAAATGGAATCACCTGTATGATGAGCCTCATTCGTTCTTGATTGGAAACATGCATTTGTTCTTAGTCGAGAATGTGTTTCAGGAAATGTCATCCTATTTTGCACATGCTCTCCTTCCTGGGTGCATCTGTCACATCCAAAATATCCATTGTGACCTTTTATATTCTTTACAAAGGCTCTGGCAGGAGCATCACAGGTAATGGCCTCAAGC
It encodes:
- the LOC120352795 gene encoding uncharacterized protein LOC120352795; the protein is MAQSVKIITKDAQALLRTTRKYSIKQVSPGLYYHFGVEEGIISSPLKKCPIDDLSSTTLNLHINIDGLPLTKNSCSQFWPIWDTKRLSSTPPFLIGCYHGYSKPDSANAFLENFVADINICLCNGIDFNGRTFHIKLEAITCDAPARAFVKNIKGHNGYFGCDRCTQEGEHVQNRMTFPETHSRLRTNACFQSRTNEAHHTGDSILENVEGIDMIRDFPQDYMHLAYLGVMRKLVLLWLRGKLPVRLSSRQTGRISNDSLKLRKFIPQEFARKPRGLKEIDRWKSTEFRQLLLYTGPLVLKESLPKNTSLISWLLIVPLEYPSVQN